The Streptococcus respiraculi sequence TGTAGCACCGGGGCATTGTCGTTACGGAAATGGTAATAGGTCCGCTGCCAGAGATCCGTATGTGGAAGCGTTGTAATCGTGATTTCCTCATCTGATAGACTATAAGCCGCAGGCTTTCTTGTCCACTTGAGCTTATCAGCTGTAAAATTTTCCATTATCTCCTCCTTGTTTCATCACATCGCAAAGCGCTTTTTTCTCCTTCTACACCAAAGAAACGAATTCAATCCTCAAGGGGAATCACTCGCTGAACGGGGTCTTGCTCACCGAAAAAAGTGATGGCCACCTCATCTTCTTTCCAATATATCGAATAATGATACTCGTTAAAGTGTACCCCATCAGTTGCAACGTCCTCATCAAATCGTTCAATGACTTGAGAACCCTCATAGAGAATCACCCTAGCATGAGCTGACCCAAATGGCCAATCGGGTGCCTCTCTCTCCTGAAAGACTACACGATACTTATCATCGGGAGAAGTTTCCTCGGCAACATCTACAGTCCACTTTATCTTACAAAAAATACTAAGCAACCACTGATAAGCCAACAAAGAAGTATACTGCTGCAGATTAGGAGAAATTGCATCATCCATTTTATACTCTATAAAAATCAAAATCTGACTAGGCAACGAAATCGTAGCTAGAACTAAAGTTCAGCAAGATGAGTTAACGACGTCAGACTTTGATTTTTGACGAGTATTAAAATAGTTTTCAATATATTCTCTCATCAAAAAATAAAAACGACATCCCGAAAAGGACGTCGTAACGTGGTTCCACCTTCATTCGTGCTGACCAACTATTCACCTCATGTCAATAGGGCTAGCACCTCGAATTAGCTATATCGTAGCAACCGTTTTATGTTTTCATAAAAGCTAGGAGAGGAGTATCTCATTAGGCTTTTTATGCGTTTGCAGCAACCACGCACTCTCTTGAAAAAAGTTCCTAATAGACTTGTCTCTGATTGTTATTATAGCACCTTTAGGTAAAATTTCAAGTATTTTTTCTGATTTTCATTGTCCTTTTCGCAAGCGATACATCAGATGTCCAACGCCACCCCCCAAAAGAGCCAAAAAACTGTAGATCATTTGGTAGATGAAAATCCATTCTTGAAAAATGACTACGGTCAAGGGAAAGAGCAAAAATACGTAGAGGACATGGCAAAGCTTAAAGCCGTATAGCAAGCTGTAGATGAGACTCGTTAGCAACAACACAACAGGAATATAGATAATCACATGATTCACATAGAGAGCTTTTTGAAACATGGTATCGCTACTAAAAAAGGGAATCAACGTCGGAAATCCTATGTACATAAAGATGACGACAAGGAGAAATATCCCCTCTCTCTTAACGACTTTCATAGTCCCTCCTTCTATCACACCAGTGAATGAAACCATTAGTCTTCAAAATAATCTCGGATAGACTTCACCTGCTCGACTGACTTTTTAAAGATAGCTGCTGTTGTATCAGATGATTTGACAAAGGCCCGTTTGGGCAAACTCATCGCCTCCTTGAATAGACTTTCAGCTGTACTATCCTCATTGATATGCTCTTTTCTGAAATCATAGGAAATCTTCAAATCTAGATAGTATTCATAGACTCTTCTACCAAAGTTTTCCGCAGAAATATCGTACAATTTTTTCGCGAGATGATGCGGACTCATGCGTGGTGTTACCAAAATAGCATCCAACACCGCATCCGCCAATTCTGCTTCATGCCTGTATAAGGTACCAAACATCTTGTCCGTCACGACATTTTCCAAATAAGGATTCCACTCGGCAATAACAGGCGTCCCCGAAGCGAGACTCTCCAGATAGGTTAAGCCCTGCGTTTCGCTGGTTGATGCTGAAATGAAGAAATCTGCCGCCTTATAATAGAGGGCCGTTTCGCTCGGCGCAATCATGCCCGTCATCAAGACTTGCTCCGTGAGCTGTAAGGCCTCAATCTGTTGCTCCAAATCCTTGGCGTAAGGTCCACCACCTGCAATGACCAGCTTGACTTTTTCATTTTCTGAAAGAATGCGCGGCATCGCTTCGATAATGGCTTGAATATTTTTCTCATAAGAAATCCGTGATAGGCTGAGCAACATGGTCTCATCTGGCGCAATGCCCAATTGCTCCCGTAATTCAGCTGTCGCTTCTGCCGTAATCTCTGGGCGGTCAAACTTGGCCAACTCAATCCCGGTCGGAATAACCCGTTTTGAAATCAAAACATTGTACTCTGTTAAGAGATTTTCCACAATTTCACTGGGACAAATCACCCCGTCTAAATCGCTCAAAAAAGCCCGCACCAAGTACTTGACCATGCTGGGACGAATCAACTTCCCCTTGGCAATATAGCGAACATAATCCTCATACTGGGTATGATAGGTATGAACAACTGGAATATCCAGCTCTCGTGCAATCATTTTCCCCAAAATCCCCAAGGAAAATTCCGTCTGGGTATGGATGATGTCAAGGTCATAACGCCCCGCAATCTTTAGGGCATCTGTAAAACCACGATAGGCGACCCGCCGATCCTTGAACGCAAAGAAGGGCACACTTGGAATCCGAATAATATCCCAATCTTCATAACGATTGACATCCTTATCTGTTGTCGTAAAGATAAAAACACGGTGTCCCTGCTTTTCAAGCTCGGTCTTTAGGGTCTTGATTGACGTTGCGACCCCTGATACCTGTGGAAAATAGGTATCTGTAAATAGTCCAATTCTCATCTATAACTCCATTACTTGACGATAGGCAGACGCCAGTTGATGTGATACCTTCTCCATTGAACGACTTTCTGCTACACGATAACCCGCCTCACGTTTATCCACTTGTTTATCCAAGATTTTCTGGATAGAGGCTACAAAATCGTCAACTGTATTGCCCAATTCAGCGCTATTTTCATCAATCCAGCCCTCATAGACTGGAATATCCCGCAAGACTACCTGCTGGTGACTGGCAAGGGCTTCTAAGACAACGATTCCTTCGGTCTCCTCATAAGATGGGAAGAAAAAGGCATCCGCACCGCTCATAGCCCCTTGAAAGACAGCACCCTTGAAATAACCAGGAAAAGATACATTTGCCGGATGATTGCCTTCGACAATCTTGCGAATGTAGGAAGGAATAATCCACTTGTTGACACTCCCTAGCCAA is a genomic window containing:
- a CDS encoding glycosyltransferase family 4 protein; the protein is MRIGLFTDTYFPQVSGVATSIKTLKTELEKQGHRVFIFTTTDKDVNRYEDWDIIRIPSVPFFAFKDRRVAYRGFTDALKIAGRYDLDIIHTQTEFSLGILGKMIARELDIPVVHTYHTQYEDYVRYIAKGKLIRPSMVKYLVRAFLSDLDGVICPSEIVENLLTEYNVLISKRVIPTGIELAKFDRPEITAEATAELREQLGIAPDETMLLSLSRISYEKNIQAIIEAMPRILSENEKVKLVIAGGGPYAKDLEQQIEALQLTEQVLMTGMIAPSETALYYKAADFFISASTSETQGLTYLESLASGTPVIAEWNPYLENVVTDKMFGTLYRHEAELADAVLDAILVTPRMSPHHLAKKLYDISAENFGRRVYEYYLDLKISYDFRKEHINEDSTAESLFKEAMSLPKRAFVKSSDTTAAIFKKSVEQVKSIRDYFED